From a single Rickettsia endosymbiont of Cantharis rufa genomic region:
- a CDS encoding transposase, with protein sequence MPDIEPKIYPAEFKESAIRLAIESKQPFAQTARELGITKYSLYNWVNKHSKLKEVMRYEEHLYDELRRLKKN encoded by the coding sequence ATGCCGGATATAGAGCCAAAGATATATCCAGCTGAATTTAAAGAATCAGCGATTAGATTAGCTATTGAGTCTAAGCAACCTTTTGCTCAAACAGCTAGAGAACTAGGAATTACGAAGTATAGTCTATATAATTGGGTTAATAAACATTCAAAACTCAAGGAAGTAATGAGATATGAAGAACATCTGTATGATGAATTAAGGAGATTGAAGAAGAACTAG
- the tlc5 gene encoding GTP/GDP exchange transporter Tlc5 produces MLSTSSRSFKNKFRAAFWPVHNYELGKFIPMSALMFCILFNQNILRILKDSILISEISAEIAGFAKVYCVTPAAALFVIIYAKMINHLTFEKIFYYLSAFFISFFVLFAFVIYPNIHIFHIHPDNLAELMERYPNFKWYISLVGNWGYIVYYSLAELWPNIFYVLLFWQFANELTTTEEAKRFYTLFSLFGNSSLILVGFLMMNLSSEDTIIKKFMNISDSKITLVQVSTTIVAIVAVVCCLLIRFISRNVFTNPLFYAKAKSGRSTSERMGLIKSFKYIIKSRYLWLLLICSAAFGFAINLVEAVWKAKIKELYPTVNTYAEFNSLYILWTGVAIMVMTIIGNNVMRMHNWFVAAVISPVIIMITGILFFVLIVFDQQILSLFDGAILMSPLALAVSIGGIQNILAKGTKYSIWDTSREMLYIPLDDELKTKGKAAVDVISAKVGKSSSGLVQSIIFTLVPTATFTSISPILMVVFTFVCLAWIYAVRKIYFEYQKIA; encoded by the coding sequence ATGCTAAGTACCTCATCACGATCGTTTAAAAATAAATTTAGAGCTGCATTTTGGCCTGTGCATAATTACGAACTCGGAAAATTTATTCCGATGAGTGCCTTAATGTTCTGCATTCTATTTAATCAAAATATCTTGCGAATATTAAAAGACAGCATCCTAATTTCTGAAATTAGTGCAGAAATAGCAGGTTTTGCTAAAGTTTATTGCGTTACGCCTGCCGCCGCTTTATTCGTAATTATTTATGCTAAGATGATTAACCACCTTACATTTGAAAAAATCTTTTATTATTTAAGTGCATTTTTCATCAGCTTTTTTGTTTTATTTGCTTTTGTTATTTATCCTAACATCCATATTTTTCATATACATCCCGATAATTTAGCCGAACTAATGGAGCGTTATCCTAATTTTAAATGGTATATCTCACTAGTAGGAAATTGGGGTTATATAGTATATTACAGCCTTGCTGAGCTTTGGCCTAATATTTTTTACGTACTATTATTTTGGCAGTTTGCTAATGAACTTACTACTACCGAAGAAGCAAAAAGATTCTATACTCTCTTTTCGTTGTTCGGTAACTCTTCCCTAATATTAGTCGGCTTTTTAATGATGAATTTATCCTCAGAAGATACTATTATTAAAAAGTTTATGAATATTTCGGATAGTAAAATCACTTTAGTCCAAGTATCCACGACAATTGTAGCAATCGTTGCCGTTGTTTGTTGTTTATTAATTCGGTTTATTAGCAGGAATGTTTTTACAAATCCGTTATTTTACGCTAAAGCAAAAAGCGGTAGATCAACCTCTGAGCGTATGGGACTAATTAAAAGCTTTAAATATATTATAAAGTCAAGATATCTATGGCTACTTTTAATTTGTTCCGCAGCTTTTGGGTTCGCTATTAACTTAGTCGAGGCCGTATGGAAAGCAAAAATTAAGGAGTTATATCCGACGGTTAATACTTATGCTGAATTTAACAGTTTATATATACTTTGGACCGGCGTTGCGATAATGGTTATGACCATCATCGGTAATAACGTTATGCGTATGCATAATTGGTTTGTAGCAGCAGTAATTTCGCCGGTAATAATTATGATTACCGGCATCTTGTTTTTTGTACTTATCGTATTTGATCAACAAATTTTATCATTATTTGACGGAGCAATTTTAATGTCGCCTCTTGCTCTTGCCGTTTCGATCGGCGGTATTCAAAATATTTTAGCAAAAGGTACTAAGTATTCTATATGGGATACTTCAAGAGAAATGTTATATATACCGCTTGATGATGAACTTAAAACCAAAGGTAAAGCTGCTGTCGACGTGATAAGCGCGAAAGTCGGCAAATCCTCTAGCGGTCTTGTGCAATCTATTATTTTTACTTTAGTTCCAACCGCTACTTTTACCTCAATCTCACCGATTCTAATGGTAGTATTTACTTTTGTATGCTTAGCATGGATTTATGCCGTAAGGAAAATATATTTTGAATATCAAAAAATAGCGTAA
- a CDS encoding alpha/beta fold hydrolase: MLDSNKLQEYFDLYNNYTKTHKLGNKYLKSGKIVMQTEHYRLICYKMDSRLRGNDIDRGNDSRTFLIIPSIFNSPEIFFLARDKSFIENLRSYGEVYLIDWLEVKEPKYLLDDYVHKIIEVIDSLKIKDINLIGHCIGGNLVIATKIIAPKKIETLILLTCPWDFSHFFYVRMLHKYLKLDYYVENLLMIPKIHIQILFFLLFPDYFNSKLNKFFPITSDKEQELAFRIENWLMSGNNISHGVYNQIMQNILDENMFMNLKWKIDNFIIDPSLIDCPVYIVAAEDDQIVPKSSILPLQKLLKNSKLIEVKGGHISYLINDKLDKLFKKY; the protein is encoded by the coding sequence ATGCTAGATAGTAATAAACTACAGGAATATTTTGACCTTTATAATAATTATACAAAGACACATAAGCTAGGCAATAAATATTTAAAATCCGGTAAAATAGTAATGCAAACAGAGCATTATAGGTTAATATGCTATAAGATGGATTCCCGCCTTCGCGGGAATGACATAGATAGAGGGAATGACAGTAGGACCTTTCTAATCATTCCTTCTATCTTCAACTCTCCGGAAATATTTTTTTTAGCTCGGGATAAAAGTTTTATTGAAAATTTGAGAAGTTACGGTGAAGTTTATTTAATAGATTGGCTAGAGGTTAAAGAACCTAAATATTTACTAGATGACTATGTGCATAAAATAATTGAAGTAATAGATAGTTTGAAAATTAAAGACATTAATTTAATAGGTCACTGCATCGGCGGTAACCTTGTTATAGCTACAAAAATAATAGCGCCTAAAAAAATTGAAACCTTGATTTTACTTACTTGTCCGTGGGATTTTTCTCATTTTTTTTATGTAAGGATGCTACACAAATATTTAAAACTAGATTACTATGTAGAAAACTTGTTGATGATTCCTAAAATTCATATTCAAATTTTATTTTTTCTTTTATTTCCTGATTATTTCAATTCCAAATTAAATAAATTTTTTCCTATAACTTCTGATAAAGAGCAAGAATTAGCATTTAGAATAGAAAATTGGCTTATGTCAGGTAATAATATATCTCACGGGGTTTATAATCAAATTATGCAAAATATATTAGATGAAAATATGTTTATGAATCTTAAATGGAAAATCGACAATTTTATTATTGATCCGAGTTTAATCGATTGCCCTGTATATATAGTAGCAGCGGAAGATGATCAAATAGTGCCCAAATCTTCCATTTTACCTTTGCAAAAATTATTAAAAAACTCTAAGCTTATAGAAGTGAAAGGCGGACATATTAGTTATTTGATAAATGATAAATTAGATAAATTATTTAAGAAATATTAA
- a CDS encoding PIN domain-containing protein → MKHICDTNFIVRYLLADNHDMLVNTKEIFDKAKTGELTVIIEQAVFTEVIFVLISFYKVPKNKICDILTELLSYKGINCYNKETILLALKYYQELNMHIVDCLLLANAKKHDTSVLTFDKKLISYVANKDLY, encoded by the coding sequence ATGAAACATATTTGTGATACTAATTTTATTGTACGGTATTTATTAGCCGATAACCATGATATGTTAGTAAATACTAAAGAAATATTTGATAAAGCAAAAACAGGTGAATTAACTGTGATAATAGAGCAAGCTGTTTTTACAGAAGTAATATTTGTACTTATCTCTTTTTACAAAGTTCCTAAAAATAAAATTTGTGATATATTAACTGAATTGCTAAGCTATAAGGGTATAAATTGTTATAATAAAGAAACTATTCTTCTTGCCTTAAAATATTATCAAGAACTAAATATGCATATAGTAGATTGCTTACTACTTGCTAATGCTAAAAAACATGATACTTCTGTATTAACTTTTGATAAAAAACTTATTTCTTATGTCGCCAATAAAGATTTGTATTAA
- a CDS encoding AbrB/MazE/SpoVT family DNA-binding domain-containing protein produces MYIDTLNISPKGQIILPKKIRNILKTNVISLEINDNNQILLSPLRDLSGSLSDYKKNTTLSFQEIREQVWQENTIKSRVLK; encoded by the coding sequence ATGTATATAGATACATTAAATATTTCACCTAAAGGTCAAATTATATTACCAAAAAAAATTCGTAACATTTTAAAAACAAATGTGATTTCTTTGGAAATTAATGACAATAATCAAATATTGCTTTCGCCCTTACGAGATCTTAGTGGCTCTCTTTCCGATTATAAGAAAAACACAACTCTTTCTTTTCAAGAGATTAGAGAACAAGTTTGGCAGGAAAATACTATAAAATCTAGAGTCCTAAAATGA
- a CDS encoding acetyl-CoA C-acetyltransferase, whose product MTKPVYITYAKRTAFGSFMGSLSTIPAPMLAAHLIKDMIQNSKIDPAIVNEVILGQVITGGSGQNPARQTLIHAGIPKEVPGYAINKVCGSGLKSVALAANSIMTGDNEIVIAGGQENMSLGMHGSYIRAGAKFGDTKMLDLMQYDGLTDIFSGVFMGITAENISKQFNIARQEQDEFALSSHKKAAKAQLAGIFKDEILPIEVTIKKTTSLFDHDETVKPDTSLEILGKLRPAFDKNGVVTAGNASSINDGAACLMVVSEEALKKYNLTPLARIVSYASAGVDPNIMGTAPVPASKKALSKAGWSVDDLEVIEVNEAFAAQSIYVNREMKWDMDKVNINGGAIAIGHPIGASGGRVLVTLIHQLRRAKAKKGLVTLCIGGGMGMAMCVEAV is encoded by the coding sequence ATGACAAAACCGGTTTATATAACTTATGCGAAAAGAACTGCTTTTGGCTCGTTTATGGGTAGCCTTAGTACAATCCCTGCGCCTATGCTCGCCGCTCATTTAATAAAAGATATGATACAAAACAGCAAAATCGACCCAGCGATAGTAAATGAAGTAATACTTGGGCAGGTAATAACAGGCGGTAGCGGGCAGAATCCGGCAAGGCAAACTCTGATTCATGCAGGAATACCAAAAGAAGTGCCGGGCTATGCGATTAATAAAGTATGCGGCTCAGGTCTTAAAAGCGTAGCACTTGCAGCTAATTCAATTATGACAGGCGATAATGAAATAGTTATAGCAGGGGGGCAGGAGAACATGTCTCTCGGTATGCACGGTAGCTATATCAGAGCAGGAGCTAAATTCGGCGATACTAAAATGCTTGATCTAATGCAGTATGACGGGCTAACCGATATATTTTCAGGGGTATTTATGGGCATTACTGCTGAAAATATTTCTAAACAGTTTAATATTGCTAGACAAGAGCAAGATGAATTTGCTTTAAGTTCTCACAAGAAAGCAGCTAAAGCACAGTTAGCCGGAATTTTTAAAGATGAAATTTTACCTATCGAAGTAACGATAAAAAAAACTACTAGCTTATTTGATCATGATGAAACGGTGAAACCTGATACCAGCCTTGAAATTCTAGGAAAATTACGTCCTGCTTTCGATAAAAACGGTGTAGTTACGGCTGGTAACGCTTCTTCAATCAATGACGGCGCGGCATGCCTTATGGTAGTTTCTGAAGAAGCTTTGAAAAAGTATAATTTAACGCCGCTTGCTCGTATTGTTTCTTACGCTAGTGCTGGTGTTGATCCAAATATTATGGGAACTGCTCCCGTTCCTGCATCGAAAAAAGCTTTAAGTAAAGCAGGTTGGAGCGTGGATGATTTGGAAGTTATCGAGGTTAATGAGGCGTTTGCTGCCCAAAGTATTTATGTTAATCGTGAAATGAAATGGGATATGGATAAGGTTAACATTAACGGTGGAGCAATAGCAATCGGTCATCCGATCGGTGCAAGCGGCGGGCGTGTGCTTGTTACTTTAATACACCAATTAAGAAGAGCCAAAGCTAAAAAAGGCTTAGTTACTTTATGTATCGGGGGCGGTATGGGTATGGCTATGTGTGTTGAAGCGGTTTAA
- a CDS encoding IS1-like element transposase, with protein MSINGSGVRDTVRVLKVGINTVIRVLKKSSVKKDKSFYQYDRSNYCS; from the coding sequence ATGTCAATCAATGGCTCTGGAGTTAGGGATACAGTAAGAGTATTAAAAGTGGGTATCAATACGGTTATCCGTGTTTTAAAAAAATCTAGCGTTAAAAAAGATAAATCATTCTATCAATACGATAGAAGTAATTATTGCTCCTGA
- a CDS encoding IS1 family transposase, whose protein sequence is MEDFKVTFYFTDGWGSYARLLDPKKHIVSKKYTQRIERGNLNLRTRCKRLTRKTICFSKSLDIHDKVIGTLIERIAF, encoded by the coding sequence CTGGAGGATTTTAAGGTTACTTTTTACTTTACAGATGGATGGGGAAGTTATGCTAGGTTATTAGATCCCAAAAAACACATTGTTAGTAAAAAATATACTCAACGGATAGAACGGGGTAACTTAAATCTTAGAACAAGATGCAAAAGACTGACACGTAAAACAATTTGTTTTTCCAAGTCATTGGATATTCATGATAAAGTCATCGGAACTCTTATTGAACGTATAGCCTTTTAA
- the tgt gene encoding tRNA guanosine(34) transglycosylase Tgt — MSKFSFNIHHSHKKARSGVITTAHGEIRTPAFMPVGTRGAVKAMPPESVAETGADILLGNTYHLMLQPSAERIARLGGLHKFMNWDKPILTDSGGFQVMSLSKLRKITEEGVSFSSHINGDKYMLTPERSTEIQYLLGSTIAMAFDECTPYPATFEEAKTSMQLTTRWANRSRNAFVKRDGYAQFGIIQGSIYEELREQSAKDLVELDFEGYAIGGLAVGEGQELMFKVLDYAPDFLPQNKPRYLMGVGKPADIIGAIRRGIDMFDCVIPTRSGRNGQAFTKYGTVNIRNSKYADDNEPLEHDCPCPACKNYSKAYLHHLVRISEILGAILMTWHNLAYFQSLVSRIREYIKLGKDFDLDS; from the coding sequence GTGTCAAAATTTTCATTTAATATTCATCATAGCCATAAAAAAGCTAGAAGCGGTGTTATCACAACTGCACACGGGGAGATTCGTACTCCTGCTTTTATGCCGGTCGGGACTAGAGGGGCGGTTAAGGCAATGCCGCCTGAATCGGTAGCCGAAACCGGAGCGGATATATTACTCGGCAATACTTATCACTTAATGCTTCAGCCAAGTGCTGAACGTATAGCGCGCCTTGGCGGTCTACATAAATTTATGAATTGGGATAAGCCCATACTAACCGATTCCGGCGGTTTTCAGGTAATGTCGCTATCGAAGTTACGCAAGATAACCGAAGAGGGGGTAAGCTTTAGCTCTCATATTAACGGTGATAAATATATGTTAACTCCTGAGCGTTCTACGGAAATACAATATCTGCTCGGTAGCACGATCGCTATGGCTTTTGATGAATGTACGCCTTACCCTGCAACTTTTGAGGAAGCAAAAACTTCTATGCAGCTTACGACTAGATGGGCGAATAGGTCGCGTAATGCTTTTGTTAAACGAGATGGTTATGCACAATTCGGTATTATTCAAGGTAGCATTTACGAAGAATTACGTGAGCAGTCAGCTAAAGATTTAGTAGAACTTGATTTTGAGGGCTATGCTATAGGCGGGCTTGCAGTAGGCGAAGGGCAGGAGCTTATGTTTAAAGTACTTGATTATGCACCTGATTTTCTGCCACAAAATAAGCCGCGTTATTTAATGGGCGTCGGTAAGCCCGCTGATATTATCGGGGCTATACGTCGAGGTATAGATATGTTTGATTGTGTAATACCGACACGCTCAGGTCGCAACGGTCAGGCTTTTACCAAATACGGTACGGTAAATATTCGTAATAGCAAATATGCTGATGATAACGAGCCTCTAGAACATGATTGCCCATGTCCTGCTTGTAAAAACTATAGCAAAGCATATTTGCATCATTTAGTTAGAATCAGTGAAATACTTGGAGCAATATTAATGACATGGCATAATCTAGCATATTTTCAAAGTCTCGTGAGTCGTATCAGGGAGTATATCAAACTAGGTAAAGATTTTGATCTTGATTCTTAA
- a CDS encoding type II toxin-antitoxin system prevent-host-death family antitoxin yields the protein MEAISYTKARNNFADIMKKVCANHTSLVVTRQKEKSVVIMSLEDYNAMEETFYLLKSPKNTERLKRAINDFEANKNFKTASL from the coding sequence ATGGAAGCAATATCTTACACTAAAGCAAGAAATAATTTTGCAGATATCATGAAAAAAGTTTGTGCCAATCATACTTCATTGGTGGTAACTAGACAAAAAGAAAAATCGGTGGTTATTATGTCGCTTGAAGATTATAATGCTATGGAAGAAACTTTTTACTTATTAAAAAGCCCTAAAAATACTGAAAGACTAAAACGAGCAATTAATGATTTTGAAGCAAATAAAAATTTTAAAACAGCCTCTTTATAA
- a CDS encoding Txe/YoeB family addiction module toxin, translated as MEISFHIDVWADYLYFQKNDTKILEKINELIKDIARSPFTGIGKPEGLKYNLSGYWSRRTNHEHRLIYAIKGKTVYILQCRYHY; from the coding sequence ATGGAAATATCATTTCATATTGATGTATGGGCAGATTATTTATACTTTCAAAAAAACGATACAAAAATTCTAGAAAAAATAAATGAGCTAATTAAGGATATTGCACGTTCCCCCTTTACGGGAATCGGTAAACCTGAAGGCTTAAAGTACAATTTATCAGGCTATTGGTCTCGCCGAACTAACCATGAACATAGGCTAATATACGCCATTAAAGGTAAAACCGTTTATATATTACAATGTAGATATCATTATTAA
- the ligA gene encoding NAD-dependent DNA ligase LigA, translating into MQNIDLISEEEAKKLLEELADKIAAYNHAYYIEDNPLVSDSEYDQLFNTNLKLEQKFPHLVLENSPSKKVGAKIANKFAKVTHQVPMLSLSNAFDEQDVGDFVDRIKNFLRLDEFTPIFCEPKIDGLSFSAIYKNGLFTTGATRGDGYVGEDITANIKTIKNFPHKIDNAPEFLEVRGEIYIEKQDFLNLNKEQEEQGRDKFANPRNAAAGSLRQLDASITAQRPLKYFVYSGGATEQSLASSQDQLLTKLKEFVFSVNEISKLASSEEEIFTFYEYLKTNRENLPYEIDGAVYKLNDFALQNRMGFIARSPRFATAHKFPAIIGQTKLLSITVQVGRTGALTPVAELEPIEIGGVTVSRATLHNYQEIARKDVRIGDYVFLQRAGDVIPKITGVDIGKRSNDTTAFDPPLVCPSCNSKLHYVPEDITIRCDNGLNCPAQNYERIRHFVSKNAMDIEGLGRKQVEFLIDKGLINNPLDIFFLKEKNEAGLTIVNSAPLGYKKQGAKPITNRRATSDDVGERGSIDYKLENMDGWGKKSVENLFKNIEKSKDVSLPRFIHALGIRHIGEQNAKLLAREFGSYNNFIAQMELLSKNDPDIYQKLNDLEGIGDKILVDIIDFFDIRENTWLIKKLGEVLNIEEYKETREQSSLTGKIVVFTGSLPTISRAEAKATAEKLGAKVAASVSSNTDLVVAGIDAGSKLKKSKELNIKIIDEEEWLTLIKNA; encoded by the coding sequence ATGCAAAATATTGATTTAATATCTGAAGAGGAAGCAAAAAAATTACTAGAAGAACTAGCTGATAAAATAGCAGCGTATAATCATGCTTATTATATAGAAGATAATCCTTTAGTTTCTGATAGTGAGTATGATCAGCTATTTAATACCAATCTCAAGTTAGAGCAAAAATTTCCTCATTTAGTTTTAGAAAATAGTCCTAGCAAGAAAGTAGGGGCTAAAATAGCAAATAAGTTTGCTAAAGTTACGCATCAAGTACCTATGCTATCTCTTAGTAATGCTTTTGACGAGCAAGATGTAGGAGATTTTGTAGACCGCATTAAAAATTTCTTACGTCTCGATGAATTTACTCCTATCTTTTGTGAGCCTAAAATAGATGGTTTATCCTTCTCTGCTATCTATAAAAACGGGTTGTTTACAACAGGGGCTACAAGAGGTGACGGATATGTCGGTGAGGATATAACAGCAAATATAAAAACAATCAAAAATTTTCCTCATAAAATAGATAATGCTCCGGAGTTTTTAGAAGTACGCGGGGAAATTTATATTGAAAAACAAGATTTCTTAAACCTAAATAAAGAACAAGAAGAGCAGGGTAGAGATAAGTTTGCTAATCCCCGTAATGCGGCTGCCGGTTCGCTTCGTCAGCTTGATGCTTCTATTACGGCTCAAAGGCCGCTCAAATATTTTGTATATTCAGGAGGAGCAACTGAGCAGAGTCTTGCTTCTTCGCAAGATCAACTACTTACAAAATTAAAAGAATTCGTCTTTAGCGTTAATGAAATATCTAAGCTTGCGAGTTCTGAAGAAGAAATATTTACCTTTTATGAATATCTCAAAACAAATAGAGAAAATTTACCTTACGAAATTGATGGAGCGGTATATAAGCTAAATGATTTTGCACTGCAAAATAGAATGGGATTTATAGCTCGTTCTCCAAGGTTTGCTACTGCTCATAAATTCCCTGCTATAATAGGACAAACTAAGCTGCTTTCTATTACGGTGCAGGTTGGTAGAACCGGCGCATTAACACCAGTAGCGGAGCTTGAACCTATAGAAATAGGTGGAGTAACCGTTAGTAGGGCAACATTACATAATTACCAAGAAATTGCACGAAAAGACGTACGGATTGGTGATTATGTATTTTTGCAGCGTGCTGGTGACGTAATTCCTAAAATCACGGGAGTTGATATAGGGAAGCGTTCCAATGATACAACAGCATTTGATCCGCCTTTAGTTTGTCCGTCATGCAATTCTAAGCTACACTATGTTCCCGAAGATATTACTATACGCTGTGATAACGGTCTTAACTGCCCTGCTCAGAATTATGAGCGTATCCGCCATTTTGTATCAAAAAACGCTATGGATATTGAGGGGCTGGGGCGTAAGCAAGTTGAGTTTTTAATAGATAAAGGGTTAATTAACAATCCCCTAGATATATTCTTTTTAAAAGAAAAAAATGAAGCTGGTTTAACTATAGTCAATTCAGCCCCACTTGGATACAAGAAGCAAGGAGCGAAGCCTATAACTAATAGGAGGGCGACGAGTGACGATGTAGGCGAGCGGGGATCAATTGACTATAAACTTGAAAATATGGATGGGTGGGGTAAGAAATCAGTAGAAAATCTTTTTAAAAATATCGAAAAATCAAAGGACGTTAGCTTGCCAAGATTTATACATGCTCTAGGCATAAGGCATATCGGTGAACAAAACGCTAAATTACTTGCTAGAGAATTTGGCAGCTATAATAATTTTATAGCTCAAATGGAATTGCTTAGTAAAAATGATCCTGATATCTATCAAAAACTAAATGATCTAGAGGGTATCGGCGATAAGATTTTAGTAGATATTATTGATTTTTTTGACATTAGAGAAAATACCTGGCTTATCAAAAAACTTGGTGAAGTATTAAATATTGAAGAGTATAAAGAGACTAGAGAACAAAGCAGTTTAACAGGTAAAATAGTAGTATTTACCGGTAGTTTACCGACGATATCTAGAGCAGAAGCAAAAGCAACAGCTGAAAAACTTGGAGCTAAAGTTGCAGCTAGCGTATCATCAAACACGGATTTAGTAGTAGCAGGCATCGACGCGGGCAGTAAACTTAAAAAATCTAAAGAGCTTAATATTAAAATTATTGATGAAGAAGAATGGCTTACGCTTATAAAAAATGCTTAG
- the rhuM gene encoding RhuM family protein codes for MAYAYKKCLEKAAIAFFATVQIEGEKSVERQIEYYNLDAIILVGYRVNSMSFLAKSNLAVWLVFLCHSRGGGNPVLTTSVSALIFITDY; via the coding sequence ATGGCTTACGCTTATAAAAAATGCTTAGAAAAAGCAGCTATTGCATTTTTTGCAACAGTTCAAATAGAAGGAGAAAAGAGTGTAGAAAGACAAATAGAATATTATAATTTAGATGCTATAATATTAGTAGGATATAGGGTAAATTCTATGTCATTTCTAGCTAAAAGTAATCTTGCGGTATGGCTTGTTTTTTTATGTCATTCCCGCGGAGGCGGGAATCCAGTATTAACAACAAGCGTAAGTGCATTAATTTTTATAACCGATTACTGA
- a CDS encoding M23 family metallopeptidase, which produces MPFKKYIFLLFATLLIQGCSSIKESSDATLLSTTSSQLKQKYKISHADLVIQYDLANKNSKCIYAKNLGLIINNPKQNKIFLQKFHNKNPAEFNKAAEIKIADIKEVVTRLNSKYKFLSKPEANYFAKKQIHRNNILELIKLDKIISTIPLMLPEYESKITSHYGTRKSPHKKKRKKKCFHSGIDLQAKKVAPIYAAASGIVIKAARASDYGNFIEIKHSRKFVTKYAHLKEMSVKEGSKIKRGQFIGIQGRTGNATGEHLHFEILLDNKAINPFDFIFNCSKC; this is translated from the coding sequence ATGCCTTTTAAAAAATATATTTTTTTATTGTTTGCCACTTTACTAATCCAAGGTTGTAGCAGTATTAAAGAATCTAGCGACGCTACTCTACTTTCTACCACGTCATCTCAATTAAAGCAAAAATACAAAATCAGCCATGCAGATTTAGTAATACAGTATGATCTAGCAAACAAAAATAGCAAATGTATATACGCAAAAAACCTAGGTCTGATAATTAATAATCCTAAACAAAACAAGATTTTTTTACAAAAATTTCATAATAAAAACCCGGCAGAATTTAATAAAGCAGCTGAAATAAAAATAGCTGATATAAAGGAAGTTGTAACAAGACTAAATTCAAAATATAAGTTTCTCTCTAAACCGGAAGCTAATTATTTTGCAAAAAAACAAATTCATAGAAATAATATACTGGAATTAATTAAGCTTGATAAAATAATTAGCACGATCCCGCTGATGTTGCCGGAATATGAGTCGAAAATTACTAGCCATTACGGTACTAGAAAAAGCCCTCATAAAAAGAAAAGAAAAAAGAAATGTTTCCATAGCGGTATTGACCTGCAAGCTAAAAAAGTAGCGCCGATATATGCGGCAGCAAGCGGAATCGTTATAAAAGCAGCAAGAGCTTCTGATTACGGAAACTTTATCGAAATTAAGCATTCGCGCAAATTTGTTACGAAATATGCTCATTTAAAGGAAATGTCCGTTAAAGAAGGGAGTAAAATTAAGAGAGGTCAATTTATCGGTATACAAGGAAGAACCGGTAATGCAACAGGTGAGCACTTGCATTTTGAAATTCTACTAGACAATAAAGCAATCAATCCGTTTGACTTTATTTTTAACTGCAGTAAATGTTAA